Proteins encoded in a region of the Trypanosoma brucei gambiense DAL972 chromosome 6, complete sequence genome:
- a CDS encoding T. brucei spp.-specific protein: MDGKEDGLNNRNSNTDTSKDFQIVELRAIEKELLVLRARSEAWESTVAEVLEWISGALRGDPLHLQLIELLLEELDGNGGIERVLTEEKFCKFCGSHLFKMHDKLPYSSSRSAFSGREASVYVTGSNADFEQKYSHVYTTPFTSSSLPEGKPNWSGRADSPEFKNPFYNQCRCSSSPPQGRSEDSYGQTYAQNRRHGSYWNSAERQSSCVYSSNRGSQSGSCYMNFPGYHNVRGAPTDNSTAYEACSTSETWRNYPNESRFHVFDSGSDEQRPIDYLYIRASGRIIPVDPSDRWPFC; this comes from the coding sequence ATGGATGGCAAGGAAGATGGTTTAAACAACCGAAACTCAAATACGGATACTTCTAAGGATTTTCAGATAGTGGAGTTGCGTGCCATTGAAAAGGAACTTTTGGTACTGAGGGCACGAAGTGAAGCTTGGGAGTCAACCGTAGCGGAGGTATTGGAATGGATCTCAGGTGCCTTAAGGGGAGATCCCCTCCATCTTCAACTCATAGAACTTCTCCTCGAAGAGCTCGACGGAAACGGAGGAATCGAGAGGGTCCTCACTGAGGAGAAATTTTGTAAATTCTGCGGCTCACATCTTTTTAAAATGCATGATAAGTTGCCATATTCATCATCGAGGTCTGCTTTTAGTGGAAGAGAAGCAAGTGTCTACGTTACCGGAAGCAACGCAGATTTTGAACAGAAATATTCACACGTTTACACAACTCCCTTTACATCGTCCTCGTTACCAGAGGGCAAACCCAATTGGTCAGGAAGGGCAGATTCACCGGAATTCAAAAATCCGTTTTATAACCAGTGCAGGTGCTCGAGCAGTCCTCCACAAGGTAGATCAGAAGATTCATATGGGCAAACGTATGCCCAGAACCGTCGCCACGGAAGTTACTGGAACTCAGCGGAAAGGCAAAGCAGTTGCGTATATAGCAGCAACAGGGGTAGCCAATCTGGTAGCTGTTATATGAATTTTCCAGGCTATCACAATGTCCGGGGAGCACCTACTGATAACAGTACGGCTTACGAGGCTTGTTCAACTTCGGAAACGTGGAGAAATTACCCAAATGAATCTCGTTTTCACGTATTTGATAGTGGAAGCGACGAACAGCGTCCCATAGATTATTTGTACATCCGTGCATCTGGAAGAATAATCCCTGTTGACCCAAGCGACCGCTGGCCCTTTTGTTAG
- a CDS encoding AP-1/4 adapter complex gamma/epsilon subunit,putative: protein MSKFYKAQTEMVHTWEFTAFIRAVGEARSKQEEDEIIQRDLGNLRKSFETAHVEDWLLKECVVRLLYAEMLGHPAKFAHILCVNLSASPDLLVKRTGYLGTWLTIAPQEDIMILIVSNLLRDMNSSNFLHTAAALTAASKVVRRDLICAIKPEVVKLLDHSAPLVRKKAVIALHALYRNTADLVDYKNFFLRALGDPNPAVEAAALSPLLDIVQTNPELCRDLTETFIKVLEKVVSRRLSGDYEYQRVPGPWFQIQVMRILAALVCDSGELAAKCEYVLTEVITRADTGSTIGYAVACEAISLITRIPTIPSLIELSVETTAKMFATRNVNLRYTAIQALSNLARINTDYLRRHQEDILECLGDSDEMIRRKTTFLLLSMCNEGNVDIIVKKLIKYLNSQIDNYVLQELTQSICRTVERFSMRRLWYISTMNRLLLCAAEHVPYSSIQGMLKLIVEGDESGDEASDVAFRLRCVEEYFGLISCSQKKMPDALCRVAAWVVGEYGFLATAINRRLMVDGLCDLFARTDSGDARDWIIMAVMKIVASDGVVPENVKELIERFKDSRIATTQQRCYEFSRLTQMLPLMKRSLPLDRCCEEVDIEETLSFLNPFVQKALLGGAKPYEKRPVCREVRTEIPLCIEKYETPQLKTSEASLTCEVCDTEAKPPELAIRPSTRRWGAKTGNAAAMVNTGLAPDSHMREVGGGERITLSAQVARTGATLDEPCGVFGPQCDQSLPATPPTLGTKCSKNKKLLEDIFDASVQLKKYPHVAQQVPDLFEAVEVENKKNLAGKNGSALSVHMEHVREERAVGITLFMVGNVTVNDLVVNVLPPSNCTLHVTSHSVQSAKLTGSTTITMETLKVNQSLEVVMQLLLTGFPNDMHVRVKVVYRRSKPFDMIDVGKSESTTATMTLQVGDFLRPASSMTTDTFGEMWLKYIGEYKTTLHGTAALTLESISQLLMERASLRVVEMIGNELIVAAVLPGTDQLLLGHVVLVDHHCANATFRAQDKRLAEFVVRSLDSAIPLS from the coding sequence ATGTCTAAGTTTTACAAGGCTCAGACAGAGATGGTGCACACATGGGAGTTTACCGCCTTTATCCGTGCAGTAGGCGAAGCCCGCTCTAAACAAGAGGAAGACGAAATCATACAACGTGACCTCGGTAATCTCCGCAAATCTTTCGAAACCGCACACGTGGAGGACTGGCTACTGAAAGAGTGCGTTGTGCGCTTGCTTTACGCTGAAATGCTCGGGCACCCGGCCAAGTTTGCGCACATTCTTTGCGTGAACCTTTCAGCAAGCCCTGACTTGCTGGTGAAGCGCACTGGTTACCTTGGAACTTGGCTCACAATTGCACCACAGGAGGATATCATGATTCTCATAGTGTCTAATTTGCTACGCGATATGAATTCAAGTAATTTTCTTCACACTGCTGCAGCATTAACTGCGGCATCGAAAGTAGTGCGGCGCGACCTCATCTGTGCGATCAAACCGGAAGTGGTGAAGTTGCTTGACCACTCAGCACCACTAGTACGGAAAAAGGCTGTGATAGCGCTGCACGCCCTCTATCGTAACACAGCCGATCTTGTCGACTACAAAAACTTTTTTCTCAGGGCACTAGGTGATCCTAATCCTGCTGTTGAAGCCGCCGCACTTTCCCCATTGTTAGACATTGTCCAAACAAATCCCGAATTGTGCCGAGACCTGACAGAGACTTTCATAAAGGTTCTCGAAAAAGTCGTTAGCCGCCGGCTGTCAGGGGACTACGAGTACCAACGCGTCCCAGGGCCTTGGTTTCAAATCCAAGTTATGCGGATTCTTGCAGCCCTAGTATGTGACAGCGGTGAACTTGCTGCAAAGTGTGAGTACGTTTTGACTGAAGTTATCACGAGAGCAGACACGGGGTCTACCATCGGATATGCAGTTGCTTGCGAAGCAATTAGCTTGATAACTCGAATTCCGACGATTCCCTCTCTGATCGAACTTTCAGTTGAAACGACCGCAAAGATGTTTGCCACGAGGAATGTGAACTTGCGCTATACTGCTATTCAGGCACTTTCCAACCTCGCGCGTATCAACACTGACTATCTTCGCAGACATCAGGAAGACATTTTGGAATGTTTGGGGGATAGTGACGAGATGATTCGCCGCAAAACGACGTTCCTACTCCTTTCGATGTGCAACGAGGGAAATGTGGATATTATCGTTAAAAAACTGATCAAATATTTGAATAGTCAGATCGATAATTATGTTCTTCAAGAGCTCACTCAGAGCATCTGTAGAACGGTGGAGCGTTTCAGCATGAGAAGGCTATGGTATATTAGTACGATGAACAGACTGCTTCTTTGCGCAGCCGAGCATGTTCCATATTCCTCAATTCAAGGAATGTTGAAACTCATCGTCGAAGGCGATGAATCTGGGGACGAAGCGTCGGATGTGGCATTTCGTTTGCGTTGTGTGGAGGAATATTTTGGACTTATTAGTTGctcacaaaagaagatgccAGATGCTTTGTGTCGTGTAGCCGCGTGGGTTGTTGGTGAGTATGGCTTCCTTGCCACTGCGATAAATCGAAGACTGATGGTTGACGGACTGTGCGATTTGTTTGCTAGAACGGACAGCGGTGATGCACGGGATTGGATAATTATGGCGGTGATGAAAATTGTTGCCAGTGATGGTGTGGTACCAGAGAATGTGAAGGAGCTCATAGAGCGCTTCAAGGATAGTAGGATCGCTACGACACAACAACGCTGTTACGAATTTTCGAGGCTCACGCAAATGTTACCTTTGATGAAACGGTCGCTACCGTTGGATAGGTGTTGTGAAGAGGTCGATATCGAGGAGACATTGAGTTTTCTCAACCCCTTCGTGCAGAAGGCGCTGCTCGGTGGTGCAAAACCTTATGAGAAGCGACCTGTTTGCCGCGAGGTTCGGACGGAGATTCCGCTCTGCattgaaaaatatgaaactCCTCAACTGAAAACTTCGGAAGCGAGTTTGACTTGCGAAGTGTGCGACACGGAGGCGAAACCACCGGAACTCGCAATACGCCCCAGCACGAGGCGATGGGGCGCTAAGACCGGTAACGCAGCTGCAATGGTTAACACGGGTTTGGCGCCGGATTCACACATGCGGGAAGTCGGTGGCGGCGAGAGGATAACCTTATCGGCTCAAGTGGCTCGCACGGGTGCGACGTTAGATGAACCTTGCGGAGTCTTTGGGCCACAATGTGACCAGTCCTTACCAGCTACCCCACCGACTTTAGGTACAAAGTGttctaaaaacaaaaaattgctGGAAGATATTTTTGACGCATCAGTTCAGCTGAAAAAATATCCCCACGTTGCGCAGCAGGTGCCAGATTTATTTGAGGCTGTCGaagtggaaaacaaaaagaatctGGCAGGAAAGAACGGCTCGGCTCTTAGCGTCCACATGGAACACgtaagggaagaaagagcgGTGGGTATCACATTGTTTATGGTTGGCAACGTAACGGTGAATGATCTAGTAGTCAACGTACTTCCTCCGTCTAACTGCACTCTCCATGTCACATCACATTCTGTACAATCTGCGAAGCTTACCGGAAGTACTACTATTACTATGGAGACACTGAAGGTGAATCAGTCACTCGAGGTAGTTATGCAACTTCTTCTTACTGGATTCCCAAATGATATGCATGTGCGGGTAAAGGTAGTTTATCGACGCTCCAAACCCTTTGACATGATTGACGTTGGTAAATCAGAGTCCACAACTGCGACCATGACGCTGCAAGTGGGTGATTTTCTTCGTCCGGCTTCGTCGATGACTACCGACACGTTCGGCGAGATGTGGCTGAAGTATATCGGGgaatacaaaacaacacTTCACGGCACTGCAGCATTAACACTTGAGTCTATTAGCCAGTTGCTAATGGAGCGGGCCTCTCTACGTGTCGTGGAAATGATTGGAAATGAACTCATAGTTGCGGCTGTGCTGCCTGGAACTGATCAACTACTACTGGGCCACGTTGTCCTTGTGGAT